The Candidatus Manganitrophaceae bacterium genomic interval ACTGGCCTTTAATTGAATTGAGTTTTTCAAAAGTAGTTTGAAGCACAACACCATCTGTATTTTTACAATAAATTTGCCATAAGGCATTAGACTCATGCGCTGACATATTGAGTTATAACTGAAAGTGGTGTATGGAGGGCTTCAAAACGATTGGGTCGAAAAAACATGAAGCTTAGATTTCCGGTAATGCGATCAAAAGAGGGAAGGGAGGGCGGCAGTTTACACACATCCATGCAGGCGAATTCAAGCCAGGGAAGGGCTTCGCCTTTCCTCGCTTGAGCGTATCGAATCTGCATGGGGCTGATATCAATTCCGAGGACGTGGCCCTTTGGCCCGATTTGATCTGCCAGATAAAAGACCGGAATTCCTGCACCCCCACAGGCCACATCAAGCAGGCTGAGGCCGAGACTCAACTGAAGCTGCGACAGGAGGCCCTCAGCAAAGGGGGTGGACCAAGGATCGTTTTTTGGAAGTGTCCATGAGGTCTTCATCATACCAACAGTAAAGACTGTTTATGTTTTTCCTGGGTCGTGGTTCGGAGTCATGGTCCTGTATTTTACAAATTCAGAATAGAGTTCAGAGTCGTAAAACCTCTTCGATGCGACGAT includes:
- a CDS encoding class I SAM-dependent methyltransferase, which encodes MMKTSWTLPKNDPWSTPFAEGLLSQLQLSLGLSLLDVACGGAGIPVFYLADQIGPKGHVLGIDISPMQIRYAQARKGEALPWLEFACMDVCKLPPSLPSFDRITGNLSFMFFRPNRFEALHTPLSVITQYVSA